A single window of Granulicella mallensis MP5ACTX8 DNA harbors:
- a CDS encoding YeiH family protein, translating into MSTSTQTIPQPIVQTAPDSSTNPLGLIPGLLLLAAVGYGGKFIEQFIARYGKVHHLVLPNIEYVLWAILIGLAISNTVGVPAIFRRGVATYEFWLKTGIVLLGARFILGDIAKLGGISLALVFIEIALALTFMTYLGRGFKLSPKLVTLLAVGSSVCGVSAIIATQGAIEADEEDSSYAIAAILALGAVSLFIFPLVGHALHLSDHAYGVWTGLAVDNTAETAAAGALYSDAAGKIAVLTKTCRNALIGFVVLGYAIYWASKGQAAKVENKAAFLWSKFPKFVLGFLLISLLATVGFFSKPQLLAVGNLSRWAFLLTFAGVGLRTSFRDLSKQGLRPFLVGAIGEVVIALLTLGLVYGADHAFHL; encoded by the coding sequence ATGTCCACAAGCACCCAAACCATCCCCCAACCTATTGTCCAGACCGCGCCGGACTCCTCCACGAACCCGCTCGGCCTCATCCCCGGCTTGCTCCTGCTCGCCGCCGTCGGCTATGGCGGAAAGTTCATCGAGCAGTTCATCGCCCGCTACGGTAAAGTCCACCACCTGGTTCTGCCCAACATCGAGTACGTCCTCTGGGCCATCCTCATCGGCCTCGCCATCTCCAATACCGTCGGCGTCCCGGCAATCTTCCGTCGCGGCGTGGCCACCTATGAGTTCTGGCTCAAGACCGGCATCGTCCTGCTCGGAGCGCGGTTCATCCTCGGAGACATCGCCAAGCTCGGCGGCATCTCCCTCGCGCTCGTCTTCATCGAGATCGCCCTCGCCCTCACCTTCATGACCTACCTCGGCCGAGGCTTCAAGCTCTCGCCGAAGCTCGTCACGCTGCTCGCGGTCGGCAGCTCCGTCTGCGGAGTCTCCGCCATCATCGCCACCCAGGGTGCCATCGAGGCCGACGAAGAGGACTCCTCCTACGCTATCGCCGCCATCCTCGCGCTCGGAGCGGTCTCGCTCTTCATCTTCCCCCTCGTCGGACACGCGCTGCACCTCTCCGACCATGCCTACGGCGTCTGGACCGGCCTCGCCGTGGACAATACCGCTGAGACCGCCGCGGCCGGCGCGCTCTACTCCGACGCCGCCGGCAAGATCGCCGTCCTCACCAAGACCTGCCGCAACGCCTTGATCGGCTTCGTCGTCCTCGGCTATGCCATCTACTGGGCCTCCAAAGGCCAGGCCGCAAAGGTAGAAAATAAAGCCGCCTTCCTCTGGTCGAAGTTCCCCAAGTTCGTCCTCGGCTTCCTGCTGATCTCGCTGCTCGCGACGGTCGGGTTCTTCTCCAAGCCGCAACTGCTGGCCGTCGGCAACCTCTCCCGCTGGGCCTTCCTGCTCACCTTCGCGGGAGTCGGTCTCCGCACCAGCTTCCGAGACCTCAGCAAACAGGGCCTTCGTCCATTCCTCGTCGGAGCCATCGGTGAGGTGGTCATCGCACTCCTCACCCTCGGCCTCGTCTATGGCGCAGACCACGCCTTCCATTTGTAG
- a CDS encoding peroxiredoxin-like family protein, whose protein sequence is MPSSATPRLQDQLDTITAQTRGLVQPERLAITDTAVQELLATGIESRIPSVGTQAPEFALPDAINGKTVRSSDLLAVGPLVVNFFRGRWDPYCMTELEAWQKLYPTVRERGALLVAISPQSQRQNDFTVQQHNLTFPILSDAGARLAEQFGITYAVPEPMQRHYRSILVNIPFINGDESWRLPLPATLVISQAGKILFSEAHADHRVRPDPMDVLGVL, encoded by the coding sequence ATGCCGTCCTCCGCCACGCCCCGACTTCAAGACCAGCTCGACACCATCACGGCGCAAACCCGAGGCCTCGTCCAGCCGGAACGCCTCGCCATCACCGACACCGCCGTGCAGGAGCTCCTCGCCACCGGCATCGAGTCCCGCATCCCGAGTGTCGGCACACAGGCTCCGGAGTTCGCCCTGCCCGACGCCATCAACGGCAAAACGGTACGATCCTCTGACCTGCTCGCCGTCGGCCCGCTCGTCGTGAACTTCTTCCGAGGCCGCTGGGACCCCTACTGCATGACAGAGCTCGAAGCTTGGCAGAAGCTCTACCCCACAGTCCGCGAACGCGGCGCTTTGCTGGTAGCGATCTCGCCGCAATCACAGCGGCAAAACGATTTCACCGTCCAGCAGCACAACCTGACCTTCCCCATCCTGTCCGACGCAGGCGCCCGCCTCGCCGAACAGTTCGGAATCACCTACGCGGTCCCGGAGCCCATGCAGCGCCACTACCGCTCGATCCTGGTGAACATCCCCTTCATCAACGGCGACGAGAGCTGGAGGCTCCCCCTCCCCGCGACCTTAGTGATCTCGCAGGCAGGAAAGATCCTCTTCAGCGAAGCCCACGCCGACCACCGCGTCAGGCCTGATCCAATGGATGTATTGGGAGTGCTCTAA
- a CDS encoding alpha/beta fold hydrolase translates to MTKLVLLPGMDGTGELFRDFVAALPEGTDTVAVHYPGDRRLRYPGLLEFVRAAAPEDKPFCLVAESFSTPLAILYAATNPPNLKGIVLCAGFVTSPVWGWRRTLALALAQFIFWLPLPRFFIEMFLAGPGASSALVSAVQAASSWVEPEIMAGRARDVLTCDVRAEMAKVNVPILYLQAAQDKMVGPVSLEVARSIKPEMTVVVDGPHLLFQREPVLSAEVVMKFVQGLA, encoded by the coding sequence GTGACGAAGCTCGTCTTGTTGCCCGGCATGGATGGAACGGGTGAGTTGTTCCGGGATTTTGTAGCGGCGTTGCCGGAGGGAACCGATACGGTCGCAGTGCACTATCCGGGCGACCGCCGGTTGCGGTACCCGGGGCTGCTGGAGTTCGTGCGCGCGGCGGCCCCGGAAGACAAGCCGTTCTGCCTGGTGGCGGAGTCGTTCTCGACGCCTCTTGCGATCCTGTACGCAGCGACGAATCCTCCGAACTTGAAGGGAATCGTGCTGTGTGCGGGGTTTGTCACCAGTCCGGTATGGGGATGGCGGCGTACGCTTGCCCTGGCGCTGGCGCAGTTCATCTTCTGGCTGCCGCTGCCGCGTTTCTTCATTGAGATGTTTCTGGCCGGGCCGGGGGCTTCGTCTGCTCTGGTATCCGCGGTGCAGGCGGCGTCTTCGTGGGTTGAACCGGAGATCATGGCGGGCCGTGCCCGCGATGTGCTGACATGCGACGTGCGCGCGGAGATGGCGAAGGTCAACGTGCCGATCCTGTATCTACAGGCCGCGCAGGACAAGATGGTCGGTCCCGTGAGCCTGGAGGTGGCAAGAAGCATCAAGCCGGAGATGACGGTGGTAGTGGATGGGCCGCATCTGTTGTTCCAGCGGGAGCCGGTGCTGAGCGCGGAAGTGGTGATGAAGTTTGTGCAAGGACTTGCGTGA
- the pgi gene encoding glucose-6-phosphate isomerase, with product MSEKIAPLTQRPAWKALTQHAETVKTLQLRQLFKDDPARGTRLTAEAEGLFLDYSKNRVTDETLSLLTQLAEQSGLKQHIEAMFTGEKINITENRAVLHVALRAPKSESIKVDGEDVVPEVHKVLDKMSGFADRIRSGEWKGHTGKRIKNVINIGIGGSDLGPVMAYEALKHYSQRDLTFRFVSNVDGTDFAEAVQDLNADETLFLVASKTFTTLETMTNAHSARDWALASLKDDSAIAKHFVAISTNAKAVAAFGIDTENMFGFWDWVGGRYSMDSAIGLSTMIAIGPDNFRAMLAGFHAMDVHFRTTPFEKNLPVLLGLLTVWYTDFFDAQTVAILPYEQYLKRFPAYLQQLTMESNGKHVTLSGEHVATETGPIYWGEPGTNGQHSFYQLIHQGTRLIPCDFIGFYKTLNPLGRHHDMLMANVFAQAEALAFGKTAEEVKAEGVAEALVPHKVFEGNRPSNTILADVLTPEVLGKLIALYEHSVFTQGTIWSIDSFDQWGVELGKVLAQKIIGELESATEPTLAHDTSTTNLIRRYRSKK from the coding sequence ATGAGTGAAAAGATAGCCCCTCTGACCCAGCGCCCAGCCTGGAAAGCCTTGACGCAGCACGCAGAAACCGTGAAGACGCTCCAGCTTCGCCAGCTCTTCAAGGACGACCCCGCACGCGGCACACGCCTTACCGCTGAGGCCGAAGGCCTCTTCCTCGACTACTCGAAGAACCGTGTCACCGACGAGACGCTGAGCCTGCTCACGCAGCTCGCCGAGCAGTCCGGCCTGAAGCAGCACATCGAGGCCATGTTCACCGGTGAAAAGATCAATATCACCGAGAACCGCGCCGTGCTGCACGTCGCCCTGCGCGCTCCCAAGTCCGAGTCCATCAAGGTCGACGGCGAAGATGTCGTTCCTGAAGTCCACAAGGTGCTCGACAAGATGTCCGGCTTCGCCGACCGCATCCGCTCCGGCGAGTGGAAGGGCCACACCGGCAAGCGCATCAAGAACGTCATCAACATCGGCATCGGCGGCTCCGACCTCGGCCCCGTCATGGCCTATGAGGCACTGAAGCACTACTCCCAGCGCGACCTCACCTTCCGCTTCGTATCCAACGTCGACGGCACCGACTTCGCCGAGGCCGTGCAGGACCTCAATGCCGACGAGACCCTCTTCCTCGTCGCCTCCAAGACCTTCACCACGCTTGAGACCATGACCAACGCGCACTCCGCGCGTGACTGGGCTCTCGCCTCGCTGAAGGACGATTCGGCGATCGCCAAGCACTTCGTCGCCATCTCGACCAACGCCAAGGCCGTTGCAGCATTCGGCATCGACACCGAGAACATGTTCGGCTTCTGGGACTGGGTCGGTGGTCGCTACTCGATGGACTCCGCCATTGGTCTCTCTACGATGATTGCCATCGGCCCGGACAACTTCCGCGCCATGCTCGCCGGCTTCCACGCGATGGACGTTCACTTCCGAACCACGCCCTTCGAGAAGAACCTGCCCGTGCTGCTCGGCCTGCTTACTGTCTGGTACACGGACTTCTTCGACGCCCAAACCGTGGCGATTCTGCCCTATGAGCAGTACCTCAAGCGCTTCCCGGCCTATCTCCAACAGCTCACGATGGAGTCGAACGGCAAGCACGTCACGCTCTCCGGCGAGCACGTTGCAACTGAGACCGGCCCGATCTACTGGGGCGAGCCCGGCACCAATGGCCAGCACTCGTTCTATCAGCTCATCCACCAGGGTACGCGACTGATTCCCTGCGACTTCATCGGCTTCTACAAGACACTCAACCCGCTCGGCAGGCACCACGACATGCTGATGGCGAACGTCTTCGCACAGGCCGAAGCGCTGGCCTTCGGCAAGACCGCCGAAGAGGTCAAGGCGGAAGGTGTCGCCGAGGCTCTGGTGCCGCACAAGGTGTTCGAGGGCAACCGCCCCTCGAACACGATCCTCGCCGACGTACTCACACCCGAGGTGCTGGGCAAGCTGATCGCACTGTATGAGCACTCCGTCTTTACCCAGGGAACGATCTGGAGCATCGACTCGTTCGACCAGTGGGGCGTAGAGCTCGGCAAGGTGCTGGCACAGAAGATCATCGGCGAACTCGAGAGCGCGACAGAACCGACACTCGCGCACGATACGTCAACCACCAACCTGATTCGCCGCTACAGAAGCAAGAAGTAA